A single region of the Liolophura sinensis isolate JHLJ2023 chromosome 9, CUHK_Ljap_v2, whole genome shotgun sequence genome encodes:
- the LOC135475387 gene encoding tRNA (cytidine(32)/guanosine(34)-2'-O)-methyltransferase-like produces the protein MGKCSKDKRDIYYRLAKEEGWRARSAFKLLQIDENFKIFQGVQKVVDLCAAPGSWSQVLSRKLRGEAGDKSDAKIVAVDLQAMAPIPGVIQLQGDITKKSTAQAIIGHFEGEQADLVVCDGAPDVTGLHDIDEYIQAQLLLAALNITTHVLKKGGTFIAKIFRGKDVTLLYSQLKIFFPEVTIFKPRSSRNSSIEAFVVCRAYSPPQGYVPNMSNPLLDQQYDVDFNNLEGPNRVIVPFLACGDLSGFDSDRTYPLELEPGKGYKYHPPTQSPINPPYKEACYLRKNDLLSKPATAFPPPPTSQSRDPLTNEICPVSDVKALTKIESIGDTQELQGACCGIESLDLTPS, from the exons ATGGGGAAGTGTTCAAAAGATAAAAGAGACATCTACTACAGACTGGCAAAGGAAGAAGGGTGGAGAGCTCGCAGTGCCTTTAAACTTCTACAGAtagatgaaaattttaaaatatttcaag GTGTACAGAAGGTTGTTGATCTGTGTGCAGCACCAGGAAGCTGGAGTCAAGTCCTCTCTAGGAAGCTCAG GGGAGAAGCTGGTGACAAATCTGATGCCAAAATTGTAGCTGTTGACCTCCAAGCCATGGCCCCCATCCCTGGTGTCATTCAGCTGCAAGGGGACATAACCAAG AAGTCGACAGCACAGGCCATCATTGGTCACTTTGAGGGTGAACAGGCTGACCTGGTGGTATGTGATGGGGCCCCTGATG TAACTGGTCTACATGACATAGATGAATACATACAAGCACAGTTACTCCTTGCT GCCCTCAACATCACAACTCATGTTCTGAAGAAAGGAGGCACATTCATTGCAAAG ATTTTTCGTGGAAAAGATGTCACATTACTCTATTCCCAACTGAAGATTTTTTTCCCAGAAGTGACGATATTCAAACCAAGAAGCAGTAGAAACTCTAGCattg AGGCGTTTGTGGTTTGCCGGGCCTACTCACCTCCACAGGGCTATGTACCTAACATGTCCAATCCACTTCTAGATCAGCAGTATG ATGTTGATTTTAACAACTTAGAGGGGCCAAACAGAGTGATTGTTCCTTTTCTGGCCTGTGGTGACCTGAGTGGTTTTGATTCAGACAGAACATACCCACTGGAG CTTGAGCCTGGGAAAGGGTATAAATACCACCCTCCTACTCAGAGCCCTATCAACCCACCCTACAAAGAGGCATGTTACCTGAGGAAAAACGACCTGCTGTCAAAACCAGCCACAGCatttcccccaccccccaccagtCAGTCACGTGACCcactaacaaatgaaatatgTCCGGTTTCTGATGTTAAAGCATTGACAAAAATTGAAAGTATTGGTGATACACAAGAACTTCAAGGAGCCTGCTGTGGAATAGAAAGCCTGGATTTGACTCCATCATGA